The DNA sequence AGCCTTCTGATATGGGTTATGAGAAGCGTATAAAAGAGTATCTTTCCGAATTGAAGAAAAAGATAGCTTACCCGCGGGGCTAGGACTCTGCCGGGCGGGTTCTTTTCCTTGATAAAGCAATAAGAATATGATACATTAGTTTTATATGTTAGCGCGTTTTTGAACAGGTCATGACATGCCACGCATATACTCAGACATTACAAAGACCATAGGCCGGACGCCGTTAATCAGGGTAAACAGGATAGGGACACGCGGCGCCGAAGTTCTTTTGAAACTTGAGAGTTTCAATCCTCTTTCAAGCGTTAAAGACAGGGCCGCTCTGTATATGATAGAGGATGCCAGAAAGAAAGGGTTGTTAAAGCCGGGTTTTACCATAATTGAGGCTACCAGCGGCAATACCGGGATAGCCCTTGCTTTTATAGCGGCTGTTTATGGGTATAAACTGATTCTTGTTATGCCAGATACGATGAGCGTTGAAAGACGCAATCTTTTAAAGGCCTTTGGCGCTAAAATTATTCTTACGCCTGGCAAAAACGGTATGCAGACTGCTTTAAAAAAAGCGCGCCAGATATTAAGCAGAACGCCGCGAGCTTTTATGCCGGAGCAATTTGCCAATCCTGCTAACGCGCGGGCTCATCGTGAAACGACGGCCCGGGAGCTGATACGCGACACTGACGGCAAGATTGATTTTTTTATCGCGGGCGTAGGCACAGGCGGTACTCTGACAGGGGCCGGACAGGCGCTTAAAAAACGATTGGACAATGTAAAGATTATTGCCGTAGAACCACAGTCTTCGGCTGTGCTGTCAGGTAAGCGCGCGGGCTCGCACAAGATACAGGGTATCGGCGCCGGTTTTATACCACAGATACTTGACAGAGCTTTGATAGATGAGATTATTGAGGTGAGTTACCGCCAGGCAAAAGTTGCCGCAAAAAGACTCGCGCGCGAAGAAGGTGTTCTGACAGGAGTATCCGGCGGCGCCGTGTTTTTTGCAGGCTTGAAAATCGCTAAAACCGCCCGCGCCCGCGGCAAGCGCATAGTCGTTCTTTTGCCTGATACGGGGGAAAGGTATTTAAGCACGGATTTGTTTGATTAATTTTTTTCTTTTTAGACGGATCGTGATTTTTAGGAGATACAGATGCCAAAGACATACGCGCAGATAAATGAAAAAATTAAGCAGGGAAAAGTTGTTGTTGCTACCGCAGAAGAAATAATAGATATAGTTGAAAAAGAGGGCCTAAGAAATGCCGCCCAGCAAGTAGACGTGATAACTACGGGTACCTTTGGGCCCATGTGCTCAAGCGGCGCTTATTTTAATATTGGGCACACAAAGCCCAAGATAAAGATAGGAGGCGGCAGGGCTACGCTTAACGACATACCCGCTTATGCCGGTTTCGCGGCCTCCGATCTTTATATGGGTGCCGCGGCCATCTCGGAAGACGACCCCAAGAACAGGGTTTTTCCCGGCAGGTTTGAGTATGGAGGCGGACATGTTATAGAAGACCTTGTTTCAGGCAGAGATGTCAGGCTTTCAGCGATAACCTATGGCACGGATTGTTACCCGAGGAAAAAGCTTGATACTTTTATCAATATAAAAGACCTCAATGAAGCGGTATTGTTTAATCCGAGAAATTGCTATCAGAACTACAATGTCGCGGTTAATATGGGTAAGGAAAAGACAATATATACTTATATGGGCATATTAAAACCCGAGGCCGGAAACGCGAATTATTGCTCGGCAGGCCAGTTATCCCCGCTCTTAAACGACCCTTATTACATGACTATAGGTATAGGAACAAGGATATTTTTGGCAGGCGGACAAGGCTATGTGGTATGGCATGGCACACAGCACAATCCTTGCGTGAAGAGAAAGGCTAACGGCGTGCCTCAATGCCCGGCAGGGACATTGGCTGTTATGGGTGATTTGAAACAGATGAAGCCCGAATGGCTGCGCGGGATATCGCTTGAAGGTTATGGCGTCAGCCTCGCTGTAGGCATTGGCATACCGATACCTGTGCTGAATGAGGACGTATTAAAATACGCCGCTGTAAAAGATGAAGATATATATGCGCAAATAGTTGATTATTCCAATGACTATCCCAATGCCATATCCAATTCCCTTGGAGAGGTAAATTATAAGCAATTAAAATCGGGCAGTATTTTGTTTAGAGGTAAAGAAACTCCAACAGTCTCTCTTTCAAGCTATGCGAAGGCAAGAGCAATAGCGGAAGAATTAAAAGACTCTATAATGAAAGGGAGATTCCTTCTTACAGAGCCTGTTGCGCTTTTGCCGTCAGCTGATTCAGGGGCAGGTTATAAAGCTCTTAAGGAAAGGCCTGTGCCGGGGTTATGACCTGTTTTACGCCTCTTGAAAAAGAGTGTTTTAATATATTTTAAACTGCGGCCAAACAGCTTGACCTGTTGAGGGGTTTGTGGTAAAATTAGATGATTTACGGGAACACAAAAAAGACACGATTAGAAGAGAAATTTTAGCGAGATTGCGCTTACAAACAAGGCAAGATCGTATTATTAAAAGTGATAAGATAAAAAGGAGGCTTCTAAAAGAGAAGTGCTTTAGGGATGCTTCACTTATCATGTTTTATGTGTCAAAATCGTATGAAGTTGATACAACCGGCATGATAGAAGAGGCGCTCAAAAGAGGCAAACGGGTAGTAGTTCCGGTGACACAAACCAAGGAGAAACAATTGATCCCTTCAGAAATTACATGCCCAGCAAGAGATCTTGTTAAGGGCCCTTTCGGAGTAATGGAACCAAGAAAGGAATGTATAAAGGCCGTCAACATTGAAGATATTGATTTAGTGATAGTTCCAGGCATTGCTTTTGACAGCAAAGGCAACCGCATAGGACACGGCCAAGGTTATTTTGATAGATTCCTAAGACGCCTGCCAAATAAGATACCTACCATAGGGCTGGCATTCAAACTCCAGCTTACAAGAAGGATCAAGGCTTTACCCTGGGACATACCTGTCACCAAACTTATTGCCGCATAATTAAAAAAGGCCCCTTCAGGGGCGATTGACGGCATGGCACTTGTCTAATTATGCCAAGACCATGTTCTCGGGGCGTGTTAATATACGCCCGGGCTGCCTTTATTTGCGAAAAAGGGCAGGTTTAAACATAGAAAGGATAGAGGTGTTTTATGCTTAATGGTACTGGACAGGTAATATTGTCTTTTCCTGTGTTTTTAGCAGGCATATTGTTTTTTGTGATAGGTTTTTTCATAAGCAATTTAATATCATCAAAGAAAAATAAATCTGCGGGCGAAAAAGCGAAACAAATAATTGGAGAAGCGCAAAAAGAAGCGCAGACTCTTAGAAAAGAGATAGAGCTTGAGGCAAAAGATCTTAAGCTTAAATTGAGGTCTGATTTTGACCAGGAGACGAAAGACGCGCGGCAGGAATTGAAAGAACTGGAAAAGCGCCTTACGCAAAGAGAAGAGAACATTGAAAGGAAATCAGATCTGATTGACAGGAAAGAAAAAGATATAACCCAAAAAGAGCAGGTTGTTATACAAAAACAGGAAGCCATAACGAACAAAGAGGCCGAGCTTGACAGGGTATTGGCTGAAGAAAAACAGAAACTGCAAAGAGTTGCCGGCATGTCATCCGAAGAAGCGAAGAAATTGCTTGTCTTAAGGATGCAGGATGAAGCCAAGCAGGAAGCGGCGATAACGCTTAAACGCTTGGAGGAGCAGGTAAAGGAATCGGCTGACAAAAAGGCGCGCGAAATAATAAGTCTTTCCATACAGCGTTATGCCGCGGACCACACCGTTGAATCAACGATAAGCGTTGTGAGCCTGCCGAATGACGATATGAAAGGCAGGATAATAGGGCGTGAAGGTAGAAATATACGGGCGCTTGAAGTGGCAACAGGCGTGGATGTTATTGTTGATGATACGCCTGAAGCCGTTACCCTTTCAAGCTTTGACATAGTAAGGCGTGAGATCGCCAGGCGCACACTTGAAAAACTTATTGAAGACGGCAGGATACACCCGGGCAGAATAGAAGAGGTTGTTGAAAAAGTTAAGAAAGAGATGGACGTCAATATAAGGGAAGAGGGTGAAAAAGCCGCTTTTGACGTTAATATACACGGCCTGCATCCTGAATTGATCAAACTGCTCGGCAGGTTGAAATACAGGACAAGTTACGGCCAGAATGCCCTGCAGCATTCAAAAGAAGTCGCTTATATTATGGGTGTAATGGCGGGCGAATTAAACATTGATTTTAATCTTTCCAAGAGAATAGGGCTTTTGCACGATATCGGTAAGGCCGTAAGCCATGAGGTTGAAGGCGGCCATGCCAAGATAGGCGCCGATCTGGCCCGTAAATACGGCGAAACAGAGGCGGTTATCCACGCGATTGAGGCCCACCACCAGGATATTGAGGCCAATTCCGTTATGGCTGTTTTGGTGCAGGCCGCTGATGCCATAAGCGCGACGCGTCCGGGCGCGCGCCGTGAAACCCTTGAGACATATGTTAAAAGGCTTGAAAAACTTGAAGGTATAGCCGATGGTTTCAAGGGCGTTGAAAAATCCTTTGCCATACAGGCAGGCAGAGAGGTGCGCGTGATCGTTCAGCCTGACAAGATAAACGATTTGCAGGCAATAAGCATGGCCAAGGACATGGCGAAAAAGATAGAAGAAAACCTTGATTATCCCGGTGAAATAAAAGTGACTATTATACGGGAAACACGCGCCATGGAATACGCCAGATAACAGGTATAGAGTATGAATGTATTGTTGATTGGAGACATAACAGGCGCTCCGGGAAGAAATATTCTTAAGCGCGAATTAAAAAATATCCAGAAGAGGCAAGTGATAGGTTTTACCATTGCCAATGCTGAAAATTCCGCCGGCGGCAGCGGCGTTACCGAAAGTGTTGCCAATGAGCTTTTTGACTGCGGTATAGATGTCCTGACGTCCGGAGACCACATATGGAAAAAGAAGGAAACGGCAGAATATATAGCCGGAGAGAAAAGGCTTTTACGGCCGGCGAATTATCCCGATTCTGCTCCCGGGTGCGGGTGCGGCATATTCAAGGCCCGCAGCGGGGAAAGCATAGGTGTTATTAACCTGATAGGCCGCGTATTTATGCAGGCGGTTGATTGCCCGTTTAAGAAAGCGCGCGCCTGCGTTGACGCGTTAAAAAAAGAAACCAATAGCATATTTGTTGATATCCACGCCGAGGCGACAAGCGAAAAAGTCGCCTTAGGCTGGTTTTTAGACGGTGCTGTCTCATGCGTGTTCGGGACACATACCCATATCCAAACGTCTGATGAAAGATTGCTGTATAAACACACGGCTTATATTACGGACATAGGCATGACAGGCCCCATGGATTCCGTTATCGGCAGGAAAAAAGAGCATGTATTAGAAAGGTTTATAACGCAAATGCCCGTTAAGTTTGAAATGGCCGAAGACGATGTCCATATACATGGCGCCGTGGTTGAGATAGAGCCGCAAACAGGCCATGCCCTGTCAATAAGGCGGTTTGTTTTTTAAGCGTAAATTAAGAAATTTTCTGATATTTTATAAAAGGCCCCCTGCGCACACTGCATTTGCAAATAAAACCAGACGCGTATTTATTATGACTGATATTGGTTTAGCCCCTGAAAACAAGGTTTACTCTATTACCGAACTTACCAGAGATATAAGCCTTATACTTGAAAACTCTTTTAAAAATATATGGGTTGAAGGAGAGGTATCAAATCTTGTTCTGCATTCTTCGGGGCACTGCTATTTGAGTTTAAAGGACGCGGATAGTGTTCTTGGCTGCGTAATATTCAAACATCAGCTTGCCAGGTTAAAGTTTACCATAGAGAATGGTTTAGGCTTGATATGTTCGGGCAGGATAGGTGTTTACGGAAAACGAGGCCAGTATCAGCTTTATATTGACAAGGCAGAGCCCAAAGGCATAGGGAGTTTGCAGGCGGCTTATGAACAGCTTAAGAAAAAACTTTATAACGAAGGCCTGTTTGACGAATCCGCCAAAAAACCTATCCCGAAACTGGCCGGCGCCATAGGCGTAATCACATCCCCGACAGGCGCGGCAATAAGGGACATACTTAACATTATAAACAGGCGGTACGAGAACACGCATATTATAATTTTACCTGTTAAAGTCCAGGGCCAGGGCGCGGCAAATGAAATAGTCCGGGCCTTGTCGGATTTTAACAGGCTGAAGAATGTTGACGTTATCATATTGGCCAGGGGAGGAGGCAGTATAGAAGACCTGTGGGCATTTAATGAAGAATTGGTAGCCAGGGCCATTTATGATTCCAGTATCCCGGTTATATCAGCTGTCGGCCACGAGATTGATTACACGATATCCGATTTTGTATCCGACCTGCGCGCGCCAACACCGTCGGCCGCCGCGGAGCTTGTAATCGGTAGAAAAGAGGACATGATTTCTGATATAGAAAAACTTAAAGACAGGCTTAAACGAGCGGCCATATCCCGTGTGCGAATAATGCAGGACCGCCTGGATGGTGTCAAAAAAAGTTACGCCTTCAGACAGCCGCTTTTTATGGCAGAACAATATCAGCAGAGGTTTGATGAAACGCTTAAACGTATGATCCAGGCGCTGGTTTTTTTTACTCGTTCAAAACACCAGTCGTTTACGGCTTTAAAAAACAGGCTTGAGGCATTAAGCCCTGACGCGATATTGCGTAGAGGGTTTAGCATAACCATGCGTGCGCATAACGGCAGTATTATCAAAGACGCTTCGGATTTGGCATCCGGCGCGCTTATCAGAACCAGATTTTTGGCAGGTGAAATTATCAGCAGGGTGGAGAAACCTTAAATCGCGAAGAAACCTGGGTAAAAAAACACGGAGATAAAAATGGCAGAGGGCAGGTTTGAAGAAGCGCTTAACAGGCTTGAACAGATTGCGGGTGATTTGGAAACAGGTCAGGTTGACCTTGATGAGGCCATAAAAAAATATGAAGAGGGAATGAAACTGGCATCTTTTTGTGAAAAAAAACTTAACGAGATAAAAAAGAAAGTAGAGATGCTGGTAAGGGACGGGTCGGGAGAATTATCCGCTAAAGATTTTGACGGTGAATTCCCGAATGAAGCGTCCGCGGCCGTCAGGCCAAAAAGCGCGGGCAGGAAAAAGCGGCCAAAAGGCGAAAGCCTTTTGTTCTAAAAATTCGCTTTTGTCGGACAAGCGGGATATGGATATAAAAAAATATTTTGACAGAAAAAAAACGGTAATTGAAAAACAGCTGGCCTTGCTTTTGCCTGTTCCCGGAGGCAGGAACAGGCAGGTATGCAATGCTATGGCGTATGCCTTAAAAGGCGGCAAGAGGATACGTCCTATACTTTGCCTGGCATGCGCCGAAGTAATATCAAAATCAGGGTATACGCGCGCGCTTAAACCCGCCTGCGCCATTGAAATGGTGCACGCCTATTCTCTGGTGCACGATGACCTGCCGTGCATGGACGATGATGATTTTCGCAGAGGCCGCCTTACTGTGCATAAAAAATTTGGCATTGCCGCGGCAGTCCTTGCCGGGGACGCTTTATTAACAGAGTCGTTTAATGTGCTTGCGGGCGCCTCGGCTGACTGCACGATTAATATGGAGATGGTAAAAATACTTTCTTATGCCGCGGGGATACACGGTATGGTAGCGGGCCAGGCCGCCGATATCGCGCCGCAGGCAAAAGGCCCAGCGGATTTAGAATATATCAATACGCATAAGACAGGGGCCTTGATAGCGGCCTCGTGCAAGATCGGGGGCGTATCAGCCGGCGGACGCAAGAAAGACATTGAGGCATTATTCAAATTCGGTGAATACTTAGGTCTTGTATTCCAAATAACGGACGACATTATTGATAATGAGGCATTCGCTTTACCTGCCGGCAGAAGAGACGCGTTTGAGTACGCGCGGGAATTGACCGGGAAAGCAAAAGATATAATATTATGTTTTGGCAAGAGGTCTGACTGCCTTTGCCGCATAGCCGATTATATCCTTAACAGAAAAACGTAAAAAATCATGGGTATACTTGATTCAATACAATCTCCCCAAGATCTTAAAGGGTTAAGCTGGAATGAGCTGGCACAACTTGCAGGCGAGATAAGGGGTTTTATGGTTGATACTGTTTCAAAAACAGGCGGGCATCTTGCTCCAAGCCTTGGCGCCGTTGATCTTATATTGGCCCTGCATTATTGTCTGGATACCCCCAAAGATAAGATTGTTTTTGATGTAGGCCACCAGGCATACGCGCACAAAATTATTACCGGAAGAAAGAATAGCTTTCATACTTTAAGACAAAAAGGCGGCATAAGCGGTTTCCCCAACGCGGATGAAAGCGAATATGATGTGTTTACCGTAGGCCATGGCTCCACGTCAATATCAACAGCCTTAGGCCTTTGCTGCGCTCGCGACATCAAATCTTCCGGAGAAAAGATAGTAGCTGTTATTGGAGACGGGTCATTAGGCGGCGGTATGGCATTTGAAGGGCTTAACCATGCCGGCCAGCTGAAGAAAGATATAGTAATTATTTTGAACGATAATGAGTTCTCTATATCCCCAAGCGTGGGTGCCTTTAGCAGGTATCTTAACCGCGTGATAACCAATCCCATGTACAATAGGATTAGAAGCGACATGGAAAGGCTTATCAGGCGCGTGCCCAGGTTGGGATTCAGGCTGGCGAAAGCGGCCCAAAAACTTGAAGAAGGGCTGAAAAATCTGCTTGTTCCAGGTATCATCTTTGAAGAAATGGGTATAAGATATTTCGGGCCTGTGGACGGACATAATATAAAAGCCATGGCAGAAGTAATGAATAATGTCATGTCCTTTAAGGAACCCAGAATGATACATGTCGTTACTAAAAAAGGCAAGGGTTTTAAATTCGCGGAAAACGCGCCCGCGAAATATCACGGTATAGTGCCGTTTGATACCGAGGATGGTACGTCTCTTGTCCAAAGCGGAGATAGTT is a window from the Candidatus Omnitrophota bacterium genome containing:
- a CDS encoding TIGR00282 family metallophosphoesterase — its product is MNVLLIGDITGAPGRNILKRELKNIQKRQVIGFTIANAENSAGGSGVTESVANELFDCGIDVLTSGDHIWKKKETAEYIAGEKRLLRPANYPDSAPGCGCGIFKARSGESIGVINLIGRVFMQAVDCPFKKARACVDALKKETNSIFVDIHAEATSEKVALGWFLDGAVSCVFGTHTHIQTSDERLLYKHTAYITDIGMTGPMDSVIGRKKEHVLERFITQMPVKFEMAEDDVHIHGAVVEIEPQTGHALSIRRFVF
- the dxs gene encoding 1-deoxy-D-xylulose-5-phosphate synthase: MGILDSIQSPQDLKGLSWNELAQLAGEIRGFMVDTVSKTGGHLAPSLGAVDLILALHYCLDTPKDKIVFDVGHQAYAHKIITGRKNSFHTLRQKGGISGFPNADESEYDVFTVGHGSTSISTALGLCCARDIKSSGEKIVAVIGDGSLGGGMAFEGLNHAGQLKKDIVIILNDNEFSISPSVGAFSRYLNRVITNPMYNRIRSDMERLIRRVPRLGFRLAKAAQKLEEGLKNLLVPGIIFEEMGIRYFGPVDGHNIKAMAEVMNNVMSFKEPRMIHVVTKKGKGFKFAENAPAKYHGIVPFDTEDGTSLVQSGDSFTTGFGEKIVELASKDKRIAAVTAAMTEGTGLSKFEKIFPDRFFNVGMAEGHAVGFAAGLAKKGLIPVVAVYSTFLQRAYDQIIHDVALQGLHVVFCLDRAGVVGEDGATHHGVFDISYLRHIPNIVLMAPKDIPELKLMLEYAVG
- the cysK gene encoding cysteine synthase A, with translation MPRIYSDITKTIGRTPLIRVNRIGTRGAEVLLKLESFNPLSSVKDRAALYMIEDARKKGLLKPGFTIIEATSGNTGIALAFIAAVYGYKLILVMPDTMSVERRNLLKAFGAKIILTPGKNGMQTALKKARQILSRTPRAFMPEQFANPANARAHRETTARELIRDTDGKIDFFIAGVGTGGTLTGAGQALKKRLDNVKIIAVEPQSSAVLSGKRAGSHKIQGIGAGFIPQILDRALIDEIIEVSYRQAKVAAKRLAREEGVLTGVSGGAVFFAGLKIAKTARARGKRIVVLLPDTGERYLSTDLFD
- a CDS encoding homocysteine biosynthesis protein — its product is MPKTYAQINEKIKQGKVVVATAEEIIDIVEKEGLRNAAQQVDVITTGTFGPMCSSGAYFNIGHTKPKIKIGGGRATLNDIPAYAGFAASDLYMGAAAISEDDPKNRVFPGRFEYGGGHVIEDLVSGRDVRLSAITYGTDCYPRKKLDTFINIKDLNEAVLFNPRNCYQNYNVAVNMGKEKTIYTYMGILKPEAGNANYCSAGQLSPLLNDPYYMTIGIGTRIFLAGGQGYVVWHGTQHNPCVKRKANGVPQCPAGTLAVMGDLKQMKPEWLRGISLEGYGVSLAVGIGIPIPVLNEDVLKYAAVKDEDIYAQIVDYSNDYPNAISNSLGEVNYKQLKSGSILFRGKETPTVSLSSYAKARAIAEELKDSIMKGRFLLTEPVALLPSADSGAGYKALKERPVPGL
- the rny gene encoding ribonuclease Y, with the translated sequence MLNGTGQVILSFPVFLAGILFFVIGFFISNLISSKKNKSAGEKAKQIIGEAQKEAQTLRKEIELEAKDLKLKLRSDFDQETKDARQELKELEKRLTQREENIERKSDLIDRKEKDITQKEQVVIQKQEAITNKEAELDRVLAEEKQKLQRVAGMSSEEAKKLLVLRMQDEAKQEAAITLKRLEEQVKESADKKAREIISLSIQRYAADHTVESTISVVSLPNDDMKGRIIGREGRNIRALEVATGVDVIVDDTPEAVTLSSFDIVRREIARRTLEKLIEDGRIHPGRIEEVVEKVKKEMDVNIREEGEKAAFDVNIHGLHPELIKLLGRLKYRTSYGQNALQHSKEVAYIMGVMAGELNIDFNLSKRIGLLHDIGKAVSHEVEGGHAKIGADLARKYGETEAVIHAIEAHHQDIEANSVMAVLVQAADAISATRPGARRETLETYVKRLEKLEGIADGFKGVEKSFAIQAGREVRVIVQPDKINDLQAISMAKDMAKKIEENLDYPGEIKVTIIRETRAMEYAR
- the xseA gene encoding exodeoxyribonuclease VII large subunit; its protein translation is MTDIGLAPENKVYSITELTRDISLILENSFKNIWVEGEVSNLVLHSSGHCYLSLKDADSVLGCVIFKHQLARLKFTIENGLGLICSGRIGVYGKRGQYQLYIDKAEPKGIGSLQAAYEQLKKKLYNEGLFDESAKKPIPKLAGAIGVITSPTGAAIRDILNIINRRYENTHIIILPVKVQGQGAANEIVRALSDFNRLKNVDVIILARGGGSIEDLWAFNEELVARAIYDSSIPVISAVGHEIDYTISDFVSDLRAPTPSAAAELVIGRKEDMISDIEKLKDRLKRAAISRVRIMQDRLDGVKKSYAFRQPLFMAEQYQQRFDETLKRMIQALVFFTRSKHQSFTALKNRLEALSPDAILRRGFSITMRAHNGSIIKDASDLASGALIRTRFLAGEIISRVEKP
- a CDS encoding polyprenyl synthetase family protein, with the protein product MDIKKYFDRKKTVIEKQLALLLPVPGGRNRQVCNAMAYALKGGKRIRPILCLACAEVISKSGYTRALKPACAIEMVHAYSLVHDDLPCMDDDDFRRGRLTVHKKFGIAAAVLAGDALLTESFNVLAGASADCTINMEMVKILSYAAGIHGMVAGQAADIAPQAKGPADLEYINTHKTGALIAASCKIGGVSAGGRKKDIEALFKFGEYLGLVFQITDDIIDNEAFALPAGRRDAFEYARELTGKAKDIILCFGKRSDCLCRIADYILNRKT
- a CDS encoding 5-formyltetrahydrofolate cyclo-ligase, with protein sequence MVKLDDLREHKKDTIRREILARLRLQTRQDRIIKSDKIKRRLLKEKCFRDASLIMFYVSKSYEVDTTGMIEEALKRGKRVVVPVTQTKEKQLIPSEITCPARDLVKGPFGVMEPRKECIKAVNIEDIDLVIVPGIAFDSKGNRIGHGQGYFDRFLRRLPNKIPTIGLAFKLQLTRRIKALPWDIPVTKLIAA